The following coding sequences are from one Lolium rigidum isolate FL_2022 chromosome 6, APGP_CSIRO_Lrig_0.1, whole genome shotgun sequence window:
- the LOC124667616 gene encoding LOW QUALITY PROTEIN: katanin p60 ATPase-containing subunit A1-like (The sequence of the model RefSeq protein was modified relative to this genomic sequence to represent the inferred CDS: inserted 1 base in 1 codon) → MANPLAGLQDHLKHARDYALEGLYDTSIIFFDGALAQINKHLTNLDDGFTRTKWMKCKQAISEEVEIVRQLDAQMKSFKEAPGSGTMRSSSPPIRSNKSFLFQPLDEYPTSSPQTFDDPDVWAPPKDTPTRRSARGQSSXQKSSQDGAWSRGPSKTGTPSRGAKPNGSKSSSVVRSSTASSAGGRKGKSSSSKGDSASSDAEEGKSKKSQYDGPDGDLAAMLERDVLDSTPGVRWDDVAGLSEAKRLLEEAVVLPLWMPEYFQGIRRPWKGVLMFGPPGTGKTLLAKAVATECGTTFFNVSSATLASKWRGESERMVRCLFELARAYAPSTIFIDEIDSLCTSRGASGEHESSRRVKSELLVQIDGVNNSSTNEDGQPKIVMVLAATNFPWDIDEALRRRLEKRIYIPLPSFESRKSLININLRTVEVSSDVNIDEVAKRTEGYSGDDLTNVCRDASMNGMRRKIAGKTRDEIKNMSKDDISKDPVAMCDFEEALAKVQKSVSPSDIERHEKWMAEFGSA, encoded by the exons CGCAGATCAACAA GCATCTGACTAATTTGGACGACGGTTTCACTCGCACAAAATGGATGAAATGCAAGCAAGCTATCAGTGAAGAGGTGGAGATTGTGAGGCAGCTTGATGCCCAAATGAAGTCCTTTAAAGAAGCTCCTGGGAGTGGGACAATGCGGTCCTCATCGCCTCCTATTCGCTCTAATAAATCATTTCTGTTCCAACCGTTGGATGAGTATCCAACATCATCACCACAAACCTTTGATGACCCTGATGTGTGGGCGCCTCCAAAAGATACACCAACCCGAAGGTCAGCAAGAGGCCAATCTA GCCAAAAATCCTCCCAAGATGGAGCTTGGTCACGGGGTCCATCGAAGACTGGAACACCTAGCCGTGGTGCAAAGCCCAACGGGAGTAAATCAAGCTCTGTGGTGAGATCATCTACTGCTTCTAGCGCTGGTGGGAGGAAAGGAAAATCAAGTTCAAGCAAGGGCGATTCAGCG AGTAGCGACGCCGAAGAAGGCAAGTCCAAGAAGTCACAATATGATGGGCCAGATGGGGACTTAGCTGCCATGCTTGAAAGAGATGTTCTAGATTCGACCCCAGGAGTGAGATGGGATGATGTTGCAGGACTTAGTGAGGCCAAAAGACTCCTTGAGGAGGCTGTTGTGCTTCCTCTCTGGATGCCTGAATATTTTCAG GGTATTCGTCGACCTTGGAAAGGTGTTCTTATGTTTGGCCCACCAGGTACTGGAAAGACCCTTTTAGCAAAGGCAGTAGCTACAGAATGTGGCACAACATTCTTTAATGTTTCTTCTGCAACATTGGCTTCTAAATGGCGGGGGGAGAGTGAGCGCATGGTCCGTTGTTTATTTGAACTTGCAAGGGCCTACGCTCCAAGTACTATCTTCATTGATGAAATTGACTCCCTATGTACATCTCGTGG agcttCTGGTGAGCATGAATCATCGAGGAGGGTAAAGTCTGAACTTCTAGTGCAAATAGATGGTGTTAACAATAGCTCTACCAATGAAGATGGTCAGCCAAAAATTGTTATGGTTCTGGCAGCCACCAACTTTCCATGGGATATTGATGAAGCACTCAG GCGGAGGCTGGAAAAGCGTATTTACATTCCACTTCCAAGTTTTGAAAGCAGAAAGTCACTCATCAACATTAATCTTAGAACGGTTGAG GTGTCTTCTGATGTTAACATTGATGAAGTTGCAAAGAGGACCGAAGGCTACAGTGGGGATGACCTTACAAATGTTTGCCGTGATGCTTCGATGAACGGCATGAGACGGAAGATCGCAGGCAAGACCCGTGACGAGATCAAGAACATGTCAAAGGACGATATCTCGAAGGACCCGGTGGCCATGTGCGACTTcgaagaggctttggccaaggtcCAGAAGAGTGTCTCGCCCTCCGATATCGAGCGACATGAGAAGTGGATGGCTGAGTTTGGATCTGCCTAA